From a region of the Streptomyces caniferus genome:
- the tpg gene encoding telomere-protecting terminal protein Tpg produces the protein MPRPRAEGFVFHTRARFGFAAPAGSSDDPRVRWITQDLPGEVARELFAAWDAGAGEQQQTVILARALGHGYFREGGRRAHGLHIAFSDVEFADFSIG, from the coding sequence GTGCCCAGGCCGAGGGCGGAAGGCTTCGTCTTCCATACCAGGGCGCGATTCGGGTTCGCCGCGCCAGCAGGGTCTTCGGATGATCCGCGGGTGCGGTGGATCACCCAGGACCTGCCGGGAGAGGTCGCCCGGGAGCTGTTCGCCGCCTGGGATGCCGGCGCGGGCGAGCAGCAGCAAACGGTGATCCTGGCACGCGCGCTGGGCCACGGCTACTTTCGCGAAGGGGGCCGCCGGGCCCACGGTCTGCACATCGCTTTCAGCGACGTCGAGTTCGCCGACTTCTCGATCGGCTGA